The DNA segment TCAATCAATTTTCTTAAAACTTCGACTACCATTCACCACACCGCTTGAAATCTTAGGAATAATGTTTATTATATATTAATAAAAATAATAAATATATGAAGTATATGGAGAGGTATCTGAAAGTAATACCGGAATTTAACTCTCAAAAGGCTGAAACTAGTTTAAAGATTAAATTCAAGTTAAATAAGGATACCTATCCAAATATAGGAAAATCGAAACTAGTTCATAAAGGACTCATACCAATACTAGATAATTCGCCGATAAATTTATGTGAAGAAGGTTTGGGGTTCGGTGTTCCTATATTACAGTATAGAAGGGATTTTTATTTTCCAGGATCGGGAGCTGTGACTAAGGGTGAAGACCTTGAAGATTATGAGATAATTAGAAAAAAATTTACTTTCAACCTAATCGAACGAAACCAAAAAAACAATAATAAAATTTGTTCATTCTCATGGGTGCCTGCTCGGATAGTAAACTATTTGTATAAATCAAGATATTTTGGTAGTTATCTAAGCCAGTGGGAAAAGCTAAGGAGATATACAGGCATAGAGGATAAGATATCTTCAACTTGTTTTATTAAAGTGCATAGTAAGGGAACAGCAATAAGCGAGTTTCGGTATAAGCCTAGTTCAGGAGAGGTTCTTGTAAAAATATTTTTTGAGGTTGATAAAAATAATTTACAAAAAATATATATATGTAACGAATTAGGTGGAAGCTTATTCACAGAATATTTAGATAGCTCTGGTTTATGGCTTAAAAGTGAAGAAATAAAAGGATGGCAAGAAGTTAAAGCGGAGTGGGGAGCTTTTTATTCTAAAATATTGAAAATAGGTTTCAAAGTAATGATGCCGCCTGAGTTAAAAAGTTTTATAGGAAGAGAAACGTTTTCTAACAGGCATAGTTGGAGCGGAATAATATTTTCTTCTAAACCAGTAGATGAGATAGTTTACACGATAAAAATGGATTATCTGAAAAATATAATTAGGTGTTGTAATGGAGACTGATATAGTATTAGTTTATCCATATATAAATGTTGAATTAGACAGATCGGTTTTCAGATATCCGCCTTTGGGGTTAGGTTATATAGCTTCAAGTGTATTGAAACACACGGATTTAAATGTCAAAATAGTGGATTGCACATTTAATAGTTTAGAGAAAAGTATCCGCGAAATAGAGCTCCTTAAACCTAGAATATTAGGTATATACTCAATGGTTACAATAAATCACAACGCCATTAATATAGCTAGATACTTTAGAAAAAAAGTAGAGCTAATATTAGCTGGAGGCCCTCTGCCTACATTAACACCTGAAAGCTACTTAGATGATTTCGATGTAGTTATATTAGGAGAAGGAGAAAACACGATTATTGAATTACTTGACGCGTATCGAAACAGGCGAAATTTGGGTCAAATCAAGGGAATAGCCTATAAAGAAAATAATACTGTTAAGATAACGCAGAGAAGAGATCTAATAAAAAACTTGGATAATATACCTTTTCCGGCTAGAGAATTATTTCCAAATAGTAAGTATAAATGGTATTGGAAAAAATTTTATGGATATACGGCTACAAGTATTATCTCAACTAGAGGCTGCCCTCACTTATGTGATTTTTGTAGTAATCCTGTTTTCGGTGTAAGTTACAGGGAAAGATCTCCTTGGAATGTTGTCGAAGAGATGATGGATATAAAAAAACTAGGTTACGAGAGAATTTTCTTCGCAGATGATTGTTTTACTCAGAATCCTAGGAGAGTAAGCGAGATCTGCAATATTCTAATTAAGGAGAAGATAGACGTAGAGTGGATGTGCTTAAGCAGAGCGGACATATTTAATGAGAAAATAGCTAAGGTAATGGCTAAAGCTGGATGCAAGCGCGTATTTTTCGGCATAGAGTCAGGTAACAACAGTGTTCTTAAGATTATGGGTAAAAATATCACTAAAAAAGATGCGGAGAATGCGATTAAAGCCGCTGCGGTAACAGGAATTGAAACAGGGGGTTTCTTCATATTAGGTTATCCAGGTGATTCAACCAACACGATTATAGAAACAGTTAACTTTTCTTCAGAACTTCCACTAAACTACTTATCATATTCTTTTCCTTATCCAATTCCTGGAACAGGCTTATATGAAAAAGTTAAAGAAAGAATAGTTAAAAAGGAATGGATTAAAAAAAAGGGTTCCGCTACAAGACACGATCTACTTTACAAAAGCGGGTTCACAGAATTCAAGCTTAGAGTAGCTATGCAAAAAGGTTTAATTCAACATAAATTAAGTAAAGGTGGTTATTTTAGCAAAGCCTTTAAACATGTTTTTAAAAAATTAACAAATTTGATATTAAAAATAATAAAATAGATTTCAAAATTTTAAATCCTCAGGCAAACTAAAGATATCGCCTATCTGGAATAGATGAGACTGTTCTCTTAGAGTTATAGAATTCTTTAGATAAATATAATCCGCAGTAGCAGTGACCGTATTCTTTAATATCTTGGTCCGCGTAGAGGCAGGGACATATAATATCTCTATCTTTATTTCGATCTGCTTTAGATAACCTGCACGGACAGTTATAGTAACCGTATTTATTCCAGTTAGTGGTAAGCCCTTCGATGAGAAAATTCACTAGCTCCTTATCCCAGTTGAGAACCCAGCCTCTATGAGAGGCTACCATATTAACATAGCGTTCGGTATCAGATATGGTTTTAGTTGATTTAACTTCAGGCATTTTTAAAAGCCTCTTTAAGATCTATTTTCTCTAATATACTCTGATATTTTTCAGGGTTAAAGCCTACATAGCATTCTCTACCATCTAATACTAGAAATGGGAAAGCTACATGTTTGTTGAATTCTTTTTCAAGCTTAGCTATCAGCTCATCCTGGACATTTAAAGGAAGTTGATCAACGTATATATAGTCAAACTCAACTTCGTTCTCTCTTAAAAAATTTAAAGCTCTTCTACAAAACCCGCATGTAGACAACGCGTAAACGGTTATTTTACAAGCATTTCTCCTTCCAGAAACATGAGTAAAATTTAACTCAGCATTCATGTTAACCACCTAAATCATAACATTAAGTGATTAATTAATATTAATATAAAAATATATTTAATTTATAGAAAAACGGCTATGTCCTTTTTTAAACACATTAAAATAGTACTACGAGAGAAGTCTAAAAGGATCACTTGAATATTCGCACATGGTGGTCTAATGGATTTACTAATAATAAGTGAGAAAACCCCTGATAGAAATTACGTAATATTAGCCGATAATAAGATTAACAAAGTCATCACGGGTATAAACAATTTAGTGAGAAGAATCCATGTGGTTTGTGATGAAAACTATTGCTATAACTCTTCCTTAAAAAAAATACTATTTCATCCTGTTAAAAATTTTAAAAAAATTAGTGAAAAAAACACTTTACTACGGTTATTATATCATTTAATATATGTGATGAGAGTATTTCTTAAAAGCCTTAAGTTAATTAAAAAAAATCCGGAAATAAAGTTCATCATTAATATTTCAGGGCATTTCACAATAGGTTTAATCAATGTTTTAGCAGGATTAGTAACAGGTAGAAGAAGTCTGTTAAGATTAACTGAAAGTGTCCAAGCTGCATATTTCTTAGATAATAGTGAAAGTTTAAAGGCTAAGCTTCTAAATAAATTATCTTACGCTTTAGCTGTAATACTTGAAAAGATAGTGTTCAGATTATGCGATAAAATTATATCAGTGGTCCCACCTGAATATTATCCCAATATCAGAGGGTTCGAGCCCAAAACTGTTTTTATACCGGATACAATTTTGACGAATACGGATAAAAGAGTCAGAGTTAAACATTCGGAGAAGAAAATATTCTTTGTAGGCAGACTTGAATTGGAGAAGAATCCGTTTATGTTTTTGAAATCTATCTTAAAGGTAGCTGAGATTAGAAGTGATTTTAAAACATTGATAATAGGGAGCGGTAAATTAGAAGAAGCTATTAGAGATTTTATTAAAAGAAATGGACTTGATGATATAGTTGAATTAATCAAGCCTATGCCGCATAACAAGTTTATTAATCTTTTAAATGAGTGTTATCTTCTAGTAAACAGCTCTTACATAGAGTTAATGCCGAATACTATATTAGAGGCATTAGCTTGCGGCGTACCAGTTATAGCACCGGCTATCGGCGGTATACCTTATCTACTCAATCATGGATACAACGGTTTTCTACTAAAGAATAGAGATCAGGAAACTTTGGCAAAACTTATTAATAAGATATTAGACGATGAACAGCTTCGAGAGAAAATGTCATTTAACTGTAAGAAATTTTTTGAAGAAATTGTTGACTTACATTTTGGGATGAAAGCTGTTTACGATAAGTATGCGATTTTAATCAAAAATTAAATAAGTCTCTTATATAATTCTTCGACTCTTCTAGTTATTTCATCCCATGAAAACATTTTTTCAACTATCTTGCTACCTGCTAAACCCATTTTCATTTTTAAATCAGGGTTATTAACTAAACTCATAGTGTATTCTACGGCTTTATCTAGTTCATTAAGATTAAAAATAAATCCTGTTCTACCATGATCTATTACCTCACAAACTCCACCGACATCTGAGGCAATTACAGGTACACCGCAAGCTAGCGCTTCAATGCAGACTGTAGGTAATCCCTCCAATCTTGAAGGCAATATTAGAACTGTGCTCTCAGATAATATATCAGGAATATTCTCATGCTGGACGGCGCCTAAAAATCGGATTGGGTAACCTGCGGCGGATTTAATTAGTTCATATTTTAACGAGCCATCTCCGACAACTGTGAAACGAATATTAGGATTTAATTTATAAATTTTTTTAGCTATGTTAATAAATAAATCGGCTCCTTTCCAAGGCTCTAATCGGCCGATGAAAGTTATATTATTAACATTGTTATTAGAATTGTGGTTATTAAAGAATCTTTTAGTGTCTACAGCCGGGGGGATCCAAACAAATTTTTCAGGGTCACAGCTAAAAATCCTGATAGCGTTCTCTATATCACATTTCGAAACTGAAGCGATTATATCAGCTGTATTCACGGTGAATCTGCCAATTGTAGGATCGTAAACCCATTTTTTAACTAAAAACCGTTTCTCTCCTCCGCTGTTAGGCTCTGGGATAATTCCACCGTGAAGGTGAAGCACGTACTTGTATTTTTTAATTTTTTTAACTAATGCCACCTGGTTAGATGTAAAAAATATATGGCCGTGAGCGTGAACTACATCGTATTTATCGCCTTCTCGGAGTAGTTTAGGAAAAATTACTGTTAAAGGGTTTACATTCCAAAGATTATTAATGCACTTATAACGGTAAACTTTAACACCGTTCACTTTCTCATAAAATACTTGTTTATCAAAATTAGATGTAATAAGGGTTACTTCATGTCCTTTTTTAGCTAACCTTTCTGATAGTTGAATTGCGAATCTCTCCGATCCGCCGTAGCGACCGGGGGGGTAAGCTGAAACTTGAAGAATCTTCACATGGAAGCACCTATAAAATAAATTTTATACCTATAAATTTTAGGGTTTATTATTTAAAATTGTTTTGTATAATTAAATTAATAAAATCTACGATTTGCTTTGCAACATTATTCCAAGAATATTTCTCAGCGCATAGTTTCCTCGCGTTCAAACCTAAAATCTTTTTTCGCTCAGGGTTGTTTAACAAGTATAATATTTTCTCAGCTAAAATATGAGGTGAATTATTTGGAATAAGAAACCCTGTGTAATCATTGATGACGACTTTTGAAATACCCCCTACATTATAGGAAATTACAGGCTTACCGGCAGCGAAATATTCTAATACCTTAACTGGAATATCAACAAATAAATTGTGCGGGGTTTTTTTTAATGGTAGTAGACCTATTTCGGATACACTCAGTAATTCAGGTATTTTAGAGTGGGGGACAGCGCCAATCATAGTAACGTTATCTAAGCCCTTCTTTATGATCTCATTTTTAATCTCTTTTTCAAGAACCCCCCTTCCAACTATGAGCAATTTAACATCAGATCTTTTACCTCTAATAATCTTCATAGCCTCAAGTAGTATATTAAAATCGTACCAAGGGGTTAGGTTTCCAATAAAAATTAGGATGGCGTTTTCCCCGAACTTATATTTTTCTCTGATCGTTAAATAATCAAATTTTTTATTGAATAATTCAAGGTCAACAGCGTTAGTTGAAGATAAAATATTTTTGGGGCTTCTTTTTATATTCAGCGCGTACTTGTACAAACCTCCGCTCACACATATAACTCCCTTAGCTTTACGAATTGCTAAATCATCTAGAAATCTGTAAAACCATACTTTAAAAGCTCCGCCTCCACGCATTTTCTCCTCATAAGAGTACAACCCGTTTACTTCAAAGAAGACTGGTAGCTTTAAAATTTTTGATACAAAATTAATTATGAAAAAAAACGTGGCTTGACGCAGATAGATCGCATCAAATTTCTTACTTGCGCAAATCTTTAAAACAGCTATGGTCATAGCTAATAAGTTGAGGAAACTGCCTAAAACTGGGAAGTTAAAACGGCGGTAAAAGTGGTGTTGAATTTTTAAATTAATTTTAAAAGCGGTTAAAGGTTTAGGTAATATTAATGTCACCTTCAAGCCTTTTTCAGAAAAGTGGCGAGCTAATTCTAGAAAATGAACAGCATCACCTGTAGAGGGAGGTAAAGTTATGTTAGCTAGCATAAGTAGATTCAATAAATTCACCACTCGAAATAAATATTAGTGCTATTAATAATATTTATTGTTAACAAGATGCTTAAATTTATTTTAAGAGGGATGAAATGAAAAATTTTAAAAAAAAATTAGAGAACATTATTATCTTCTTATCGATATATTTTTTGATTCTAATACCTTTGAATCTTATCCCTATGATCGCTGCGTACGGGTTAAAAGATATTGAAACTACTTTAAACACTATTCTTATGATTGGTTCATTTAATATTTACACTTTTATTGCTTATTCTATAGTATCAGGATTTTCAGCGGGAACGGCGAGTTATTTAATAAGAGACGGCGAGACATCGATTACCGCCTCTACTATTATAGTTATAATTATTTCAAGTTGCAGCATTATTTTAGACACATCACTCCAGTTCCCTTTACTAGCTAGAATTACAATAATATCCATAATAGTGTGTGCAACTTTAATCGGATTATTTTGCAACAAATTTTTCGCCGACTATAATAAGTTATTTAAATGAAGTGAGAGGTTCTCTGAATGATTTTCACCTTAATAGTAGCATGGATTTTATGGATCATATTTATCAATTTAATCTCAGGTTGGTCCCTTCTGCTTATCTTCTATAAGAATCCTAGAAATGAATTAAACGAGCTAGAAATATTCTCATACTCTTTCAGCTTTGGAGCATCGTATTTAGCTATTTTGGGTTTTATACTCGATTGGACTATAGGAGTCACTTTCGTTCATGTTTTAATTCCAACTATAATAATTATTCTAGCAGCGTTGATTATTCGAAGAAAATACTTGCTAGACCAGATTAAATTTCAATCTATATTTAAAAATAAAAGTTTTATACTTATAATTTTAGTTTTAGCATTCGGGTTAATTATAAGAGGCGCGGTTCCCTTAGTAAATGAGATTTTGATGGCCTGGGATCCATGGTACTGGTTGAATGTAGCTAAAAACATTGTTTACCATGGTCACTCACTTATATCTTTTAAACCTTTATATCCTAGCGGATACGCATATATCTCTGGGATAAGCTGCCTAGTTAGCCTTGAACTAACATATTTATATATTCAATTAATATCGGTTATCGTATATTTTTCAGTAGGCGCAACCACCATCATAAGTCTAGCCTACAGAGTATTGGACGAGAATAAAGTTTATTCTTTATTCGCTGGATTAGTCTTTTCAGCATCCTATTTCTTAGCAAGCTATGGTATGCTTGGTCTGCCCCAGAATGTAGCCTTCGCGATTATACCTGCAGCGCTCTTCGTAACCTCCAAGAGGGGTTTAAAAAGATTACCTGGATTATTCCTACTAGCCGGGGTGTATGTTATTCATAGCCCATCAGCTATGATTATCTTAATAACTCTCTCCGTATACGGGTTATATTATTTGCTAACCCATAGGGAGGCAATACACTATATTGAAACAAAAATAATAATAATACTTTTATTATTATTAGCCTCAATCACTCCAATTATAGTCGGGTTATTCTTCCCTTTTATAATAGATTATTTCCTAAAATTCACATATACGTCTAGTATTAAACCTCAACCAGTGATTTATCTATTCTATTCCGCCGGAATTATAACTTATAGTCTAGCATTCTTAGGAGGTGTATACGCTCTAAGAAACGAAGTCACGTTATTAAAAATGTTTTTCATATTATTAATTGTTTCAACAGTTTTCACGTTTCTACCAGCAAGTGTTTTAGGTATACCTTGGCCTCCGATAAGATACATCATGTATATGAGTATAGCTAGTAGTGTCCTCGCTTGCTTTGGTATGAAGAAAACTGTTGAATTAATTAAGAAATTTGATAAAAAGAATAATTTTTCTAAATACATAATACCGTTTTTTATGATTGGAACTATTATGTTCCAGTCATCCATTGGGTTGACAGCCCTCATAGGAAAAGGATACTGGGATTTCGCTATTAATAAAGATGAATATCAGACTTTAATTTGGTTGAATAACCAATCAAATTACTCTGAGAGCGTAATAGTATATCCATCTATTATACTACCATCTAAAGCGCTTTTAAACCCTAGATTCGTTGGAACTAATGCAACACATGTTTTTAATGAAACCGTTGTTAATGCAACTATTATATCTGAGCTTTTAACCAGCAGATATAATTATCTAATAGTTGATGTAGGAAATTATCCTATTTTATCAAGTTTAATAGATGCGAATCCATCTTTTACCCTAGTTCACGAGATTTCAAATATTAGAGTTTACCAGTTTTAAAGGTAAATTATGTAGAAAAAATCTCAGCTCAAAGGGATCATTTAGAAAATACTCAGCAACCGTCTCCCGTTCACATCCGTTTTTCACAATAACAGACACACCTGTAGGCTTAATCTTTCTAAAACCGTCTTCATCTGTAACGTCGTCTCCAATGAAAAAAACTAGATCGCGACTAGTTATTTTTAGTTTTCTACCAGCTATTTCCACTACTTTACCTTTATCCCAGCCTTTAGCGCGTATCTCAACTATTTTGGAGCCTGTGAATACTTGAAGTAAATTGTTCTTATCACATTTCTCAACTATGAGGTAGGTGGCTTGAACTGTTTCACGAATCTTATTAAAATCTGTTAAAAGCCGATAGTGGACGCTCAGATTAGAGTTCTTCTTCTCAATAATTACACCGCGCTCATTTTTAAAAAACTCTGATAATTCTCTATAAATTTCCTCTACGAGAGGGTTGACTAGTTTAGCTTTACGCCAAGTGAATACTTCGCCCGAGGGGAATTCGACGTTTATACCATGGTCGCCAGCGTATATCACGTTTTTTAGCGGAATCAATCGTTTTAATGTTTGGATAGCTCTACCACTAGCGATAATTATTTTAATCCTAGGGTTAGACGCGAGATTATTCAGTAGAGTTTTTAATTCCTCATCCGCTACAGCTAACTCAGGCCTCTCAGCTGTGGGAATAAGTGTGCCGTCATAATCGGTGAAGATGATGATTCTTTCAGCCTTTCTCATTCGCAGCTCGATTTCGCTTAAAGCTTTAAATAAGTGAATCGGTTTAACCCCGCTCATATGAACACCGATTATATGATAATTTATCGGCTTGTATCATAATATAATAATCGACTACTCCAATAGAAATTCAGCGATATGTTTATTAATAGTTATGTTAGTTATCCTAAACTGGATGATGTTAATTCAAGTATTAAACATGGAGCTTATTTAAAGTGACTGCGTGCTTCTACAGAGTTGCAAAAACAAGTTTTGAAGTAAAATCTTATTTTAAAGTATCTAAGTTAAAAGTTGTATTCAACCACTTAGTTCATGATTCATCTAACTTATTCTCAAACTACTCTAAGTTTATTTTTAAAAAATTAAATGTTAAAAACGAGAAGTGGAGGCTATGAAAAAAGAATTAGAAGTTAAACCGGGTAAGCCTTTAAAAAACGGTAAAAAACCTGTGAAAGTTCTCGGGCCTATAGATGATTTAGCGAAGTATGTTAGGCCCGATTGGTGGAAGAATCTCTTCACCTCGCTGTATCTTAAAACCGACGCTGATGTCGTAGACGATGAAGGTATAACCGCCAAAGAAGTTGACTTATTCATCGACATGTTGAAGCTTCAACCAGACGATCGAATACTAGACTTATGCTGCGGGCACGGCAGGCATTCACTCGAATTAGCTAGACGAGGATTCAGAAACGTGGAAGGATTAGACCGCTCCGCCTATCTTATTCAGAAAGCTAGAAACACAGCTAAAAAAGAGAATTTAATTGTTAAATTCAGAGAGGGAGACGCTAGAAAACTACCATACCCAGCTGATACATTTGACGCTGTAATGATTTTAGGCAATAGTTTCGGATACTTTGAAACAGTTGAAGACGATATGAGAATTTTAAAAG comes from the Candidatus Odinarchaeum yellowstonii genome and includes:
- a CDS encoding B12-binding domain-containing radical SAM protein; amino-acid sequence: METDIVLVYPYINVELDRSVFRYPPLGLGYIASSVLKHTDLNVKIVDCTFNSLEKSIREIELLKPRILGIYSMVTINHNAINIARYFRKKVELILAGGPLPTLTPESYLDDFDVVILGEGENTIIELLDAYRNRRNLGQIKGIAYKENNTVKITQRRDLIKNLDNIPFPARELFPNSKYKWYWKKFYGYTATSIISTRGCPHLCDFCSNPVFGVSYRERSPWNVVEEMMDIKKLGYERIFFADDCFTQNPRRVSEICNILIKEKIDVEWMCLSRADIFNEKIAKVMAKAGCKRVFFGIESGNNSVLKIMGKNITKKDAENAIKAAAVTGIETGGFFILGYPGDSTNTIIETVNFSSELPLNYLSYSFPYPIPGTGLYEKVKERIVKKEWIKKKGSATRHDLLYKSGFTEFKLRVAMQKGLIQHKLSKGGYFSKAFKHVFKKLTNLILKIIK
- a CDS encoding ferredoxin:thioredoxin reductase, which codes for MPEVKSTKTISDTERYVNMVASHRGWVLNWDKELVNFLIEGLTTNWNKYGYYNCPCRLSKADRNKDRDIICPCLYADQDIKEYGHCYCGLYLSKEFYNSKRTVSSIPDRRYL
- a CDS encoding glutaredoxin family protein translates to MNAELNFTHVSGRRNACKITVYALSTCGFCRRALNFLRENEVEFDYIYVDQLPLNVQDELIAKLEKEFNKHVAFPFLVLDGRECYVGFNPEKYQSILEKIDLKEAFKNA
- a CDS encoding glycosyltransferase family 4 protein; this translates as MDLLIISEKTPDRNYVILADNKINKVITGINNLVRRIHVVCDENYCYNSSLKKILFHPVKNFKKISEKNTLLRLLYHLIYVMRVFLKSLKLIKKNPEIKFIINISGHFTIGLINVLAGLVTGRRSLLRLTESVQAAYFLDNSESLKAKLLNKLSYALAVILEKIVFRLCDKIISVVPPEYYPNIRGFEPKTVFIPDTILTNTDKRVRVKHSEKKIFFVGRLELEKNPFMFLKSILKVAEIRSDFKTLIIGSGKLEEAIRDFIKRNGLDDIVELIKPMPHNKFINLLNECYLLVNSSYIELMPNTILEALACGVPVIAPAIGGIPYLLNHGYNGFLLKNRDQETLAKLINKILDDEQLREKMSFNCKKFFEEIVDLHFGMKAVYDKYAILIKN
- a CDS encoding glycosyltransferase family 4 protein, with the translated sequence MKILQVSAYPPGRYGGSERFAIQLSERLAKKGHEVTLITSNFDKQVFYEKVNGVKVYRYKCINNLWNVNPLTVIFPKLLREGDKYDVVHAHGHIFFTSNQVALVKKIKKYKYVLHLHGGIIPEPNSGGEKRFLVKKWVYDPTIGRFTVNTADIIASVSKCDIENAIRIFSCDPEKFVWIPPAVDTKRFFNNHNSNNNVNNITFIGRLEPWKGADLFINIAKKIYKLNPNIRFTVVGDGSLKYELIKSAAGYPIRFLGAVQHENIPDILSESTVLILPSRLEGLPTVCIEALACGVPVIASDVGGVCEVIDHGRTGFIFNLNELDKAVEYTMSLVNNPDLKMKMGLAGSKIVEKMFSWDEITRRVEELYKRLI
- a CDS encoding glycosyltransferase family 4 protein, whose product is MNLLMLANITLPPSTGDAVHFLELARHFSEKGLKVTLILPKPLTAFKINLKIQHHFYRRFNFPVLGSFLNLLAMTIAVLKICASKKFDAIYLRQATFFFIINFVSKILKLPVFFEVNGLYSYEEKMRGGGAFKVWFYRFLDDLAIRKAKGVICVSGGLYKYALNIKRSPKNILSSTNAVDLELFNKKFDYLTIREKYKFGENAILIFIGNLTPWYDFNILLEAMKIIRGKRSDVKLLIVGRGVLEKEIKNEIIKKGLDNVTMIGAVPHSKIPELLSVSEIGLLPLKKTPHNLFVDIPVKVLEYFAAGKPVISYNVGGISKVVINDYTGFLIPNNSPHILAEKILYLLNNPERKKILGLNARKLCAEKYSWNNVAKQIVDFINLIIQNNFK
- the otsB gene encoding trehalose-phosphatase — translated: MSGVKPIHLFKALSEIELRMRKAERIIIFTDYDGTLIPTAERPELAVADEELKTLLNNLASNPRIKIIIASGRAIQTLKRLIPLKNVIYAGDHGINVEFPSGEVFTWRKAKLVNPLVEEIYRELSEFFKNERGVIIEKKNSNLSVHYRLLTDFNKIRETVQATYLIVEKCDKNNLLQVFTGSKIVEIRAKGWDKGKVVEIAGRKLKITSRDLVFFIGDDVTDEDGFRKIKPTGVSVIVKNGCERETVAEYFLNDPFELRFFLHNLPLKLVNSNI